Proteins from a single region of Juglans microcarpa x Juglans regia isolate MS1-56 chromosome 5S, Jm3101_v1.0, whole genome shotgun sequence:
- the LOC121268163 gene encoding uncharacterized protein LOC121268163 gives MRSRLMKITQKQRRRSLCHWHQDVRRVVTSKGGQHSFLMQFERTDHEHYKTQPLIFMVVWAPKLDLSHMWNAPISKLMECLENARTYIWRDTSGRYNPMFQIQYKIRVFGCKRPRPQSASPSTQRNDCLINLKVKTNFGWANKMQDNRWCAHSCPNVL, from the exons ATGAGATCAAGGCTCATGAAAATAACACAGAAGCAGAGACGCAGATCTTTGTGCCATTGGCATCAGGATGTCAGAAGGGTTGTTACATCAAAAGGGGGGCAACATAGTTTCCTCATGCAATTCGAAAGAACGGATCATGAG CACTACAAAACACAACCATTAATCTTTATGGTTGTTTGGGCACCGAAGCTAGATTTGAGTCACATGTGGAATGCACCGATTTCAAAGTTGATGGAGTGCTTAGAGAATGCCAGAACATACATCTGGAGAGATACG AGTGGAAGATACAACCCTATGTTCCAAATCCAGTACAAGATCAGGGTTTTTGGATGCAAAAGACCTCGACCACAATCAGCTAGTCCAAGTACTCAGAGAAATGATTGTC tAATTAACCTCAAAGTTAAAACAAACTTCGGTTGGGCAAACAAGATGCAAGACAATAGATGGTGTGCTCATAGTTGTCCCAATGTCCTATAA